A segment of the Gloeocapsa sp. PCC 73106 genome:
TATAAATTTTTAGACTTTACACGAGTCGGTGCTCCTTTGAATTTAATTTTGACTATCTTAACCCCGTTGTTAATTATCTGGATGTATGGCTTGTAAGCGCTAAAGGAGAATTATGTATCAAAATACCGCTGAGATATCGAATCTACTAATGGGTAGTTTCCTTGAAAATAGAGCGATCGCCCCATGTATCACTATACTTCCTGGTGTTACTCTAAGACAACACGCTCAAACCTTATTATCTCTAAATCGCTGGTTTTTACACGAGCGTCCCTAGTCTGGTTTTTTCTTAATCACCCACCATACCGATAATCCGGCGACAATCCCTACCATGACGCTTATCCCTACTGAAGCGATAAACGGATGGAATAAACTCCTTAAAGATATCACTCCCCAAGGTTCTTCTATCAGAGGATAACAAGTAGCGACGATTCCTGCTGCGCTTATCCCTGCGGCTATACCCCCACCCACTGCTTGGATCGTGTTTTCCAGTTTTTCATCTAATTGAGCTTGCTCACTTTCAACTATACCACGTATGATAGCGATCGCCCTATCAAAGAGTTGTATTACCGGGCTATAGTAGTTTAGATCAGCGCTGATCTGTTGGCTAAAAAATGTGCAGTCATTTTCACTAAAATCCTCCCAAAACTCTAGATTTTCTCGATAATCTTGCGCTTTAATTTCTTTAAGAATAGTTTTGTAGTTATACAGATTAGTTTCAATGGTGTTTTGACTATCCTTTAGTCCATTTAATAAGTAAGTATAGCCTAATGCTTCTTTGGGTATTCTTTGGAGTTTATCTTGGATATTTTGTAATTGACTATCGTTAATTTCAAAAATTTTTTCTGTTTTGTATATTCTGTATCTTTTTTCTAGTTCTTCGTATATTTTCCGGCTATTTTGAAAAATTTTAATTATTTTATGTCTATAAAATAGTAAATTAATTATTTTTTGTTGATACTTGTTAAATAAAC
Coding sequences within it:
- a CDS encoding phage holin family protein; this encodes MNLLSPNIYLYSFYKQDAEYPEKSNPIWDRTQEILDYFTSNQNLKDKLDFSSPRVLLNSEEYLVFSTQLPNIKGFVQPLTIHDSYAIWLNIGCSENMQLITQDISILPQLNPNQLLVFQETQDIDKQSLFWGQTILISAYLEDQELPNKLKELATTYLKELIGSELSCSHQGEFLSSFIFEYNSRTYHESSPHILVWLLNSKNTDSLFNKYQQKIINLLFYRHKIIKIFQNSRKIYEELEKRYRIYKTEKIFEINDSQLQNIQDKLQRIPKEALGYTYLLNGLKDSQNTIETNLYNYKTILKEIKAQDYRENLEFWEDFSENDCTFFSQQISADLNYYSPVIQLFDRAIAIIRGIVESEQAQLDEKLENTIQAVGGGIAAGISAAGIVATCYPLIEEPWGVISLRSLFHPFIASVGISVMVGIVAGLSVWWVIKKKPD